The window AAAATGCTGAACAACACTTAAAAGGATTAATGGAAGAAACGGGCTTAGGAGATCCTATGCAAGAAGCAATGGATGAAATGGCTGAAAAACTGCATGGTTGGATTCTATTGATGGACGAAGACGGTCGCATTCTTCAACAAGCCAATGAAGAAACTTCTGGTAGAGGCGGACGGATGCATCACTCTTCGCCATCTCATCATTCTATGATGCGGCATATGGAAAAAGGAAGGGCATCCATGCATCAAACTCAGGGCCAAAGTGGTCCACAAAATTTTCTAACCTTAACAACACCTATTGAACCCTATTATCTATTTTTTCAAGTACCCCTACAACCTATGGAAGAAGTCTTAGGAATTGCAGCACAGTTTAATTTGCTGCTAGCCGTACTGGCACTGGTCCTTGCTTTATTTCTATCCCTAGGTTTTTCAAAAAGCATTACCAGACCTTTGCTTCAGTTAAATCATGCCGTTCAGCAAAAATCAACCACCGGTTTTTCTTTGCCTTGGAAAAAAATACCGGCCGATGAAATTGGTCAGCTGGGAATGTCTTTTCAACAGTTAACCCATGAGTTAGATCAAACCATTCAAGCCTTACAAATGGAATTAGATAAAGAGAAGAATCTGGAAAAACTGAGAAAACAGTTTGTAGCCCGAGTTTCTCATGAATTACAAACTCCTATCGCGTTGATTCAAGGATATGCTGAAGCCCTAGAAGATGGAGTGGCATCCACAGAGGAAGAAGCCAAGGAATACTTGGAAACGATTCAGGAAGAAAGCCATCAGATGAGCCGCATTGT of the Tindallia californiensis genome contains:
- a CDS encoding sensor histidine kinase; its protein translation is MNISIAKRISFLFTLFALLILGLVWTAQNFFLEPYYIYQKSGQIENAEQHLKGLMEETGLGDPMQEAMDEMAEKLHGWILLMDEDGRILQQANEETSGRGGRMHHSSPSHHSMMRHMEKGRASMHQTQGQSGPQNFLTLTTPIEPYYLFFQVPLQPMEEVLGIAAQFNLLLAVLALVLALFLSLGFSKSITRPLLQLNHAVQQKSTTGFSLPWKKIPADEIGQLGMSFQQLTHELDQTIQALQMELDKEKNLEKLRKQFVARVSHELQTPIALIQGYAEALEDGVASTEEEAKEYLETIQEESHQMSRIVKDLLDLEQLESGVFRVEQKPLDLKELLEETKDRFQLFFQEKNLQVKIILPKEPVIVIGDYQRLEQVMYNLLKNALNHSYQGGILSLALERKEKKAKVTVFNTGDPIPEEKISLIWESFYRGDDRRAGNGLGLAIVKSVLDLHDSDYGVENKENGVAFFFKMKLS